From Streptomyces sp. 6-11-2, one genomic window encodes:
- a CDS encoding GNAT family N-acetyltransferase, with the protein MLIREAAAEDWPRIWPFWHRIVAAAETYAWDPDTSEEDARALWMSPAKSVYVAEDDTGAVVGSAYVTPNYGGPAARVANAGFMVDPDQAGRGIGRALAEHVLEAATAAGYRAMVFNAVVETNPAVGLWTSLGFRILGTVPEAFEHPRHGLVGLHIMYRAL; encoded by the coding sequence ATGCTGATCAGAGAAGCCGCGGCCGAGGACTGGCCGCGGATCTGGCCCTTCTGGCACCGGATCGTCGCCGCCGCCGAGACCTACGCCTGGGACCCGGACACCTCCGAGGAGGATGCCCGGGCCCTGTGGATGAGTCCCGCCAAAAGCGTGTACGTCGCCGAGGACGACACCGGGGCGGTCGTCGGCTCCGCCTATGTCACCCCCAACTACGGCGGACCCGCGGCCCGCGTCGCCAACGCGGGCTTCATGGTCGACCCCGACCAGGCCGGACGTGGCATCGGCCGCGCCCTGGCCGAACACGTCCTCGAGGCCGCGACGGCCGCCGGCTACCGGGCGATGGTCTTCAACGCCGTCGTGGAGACCAACCCCGCCGTCGGGCTGTGGACGTCGCTCGGCTTCCGGATCCTCGGCACGGTGCCGGAGGCGTTCGAGCACCCCCGGCACGGCCTGGTGGGCCTGCACATCATGTACCGGGCCCTCTAG
- a CDS encoding amidase, translated as MTSWAGRSAAEIAAAVRERRATPREVVAEHLARIERLDGRVGAFRAVRAGAALEEADEVAARGDLAGLPLAGVPVAVKDNLAVRGESSRVGSAATSDTPAVDDHVTVARLRAAGAVVVGVTNVPELCVFGTTEGVHGTTRNPWDTTRNAGGSSGGSAAAVAAGMVPIALGNDGMGSLRIPAANCGLVTIKPGHGVVPAGIGEGDWFGMAENGPLATTVEDARLMLSVLTGTEVARGREATPRNIAVSVRSPLAGVGVSRPCAVATRDAARLLAGAGHRVRRAEPPYPMSLGVTALRHWAAGTAVDAAGLDPRRLARRTRVHAAVGRRFLNGVRADTRREALRRRMEPFFAEYDVLLTPALARRSPQAGPWHERGWLRNVLADTSYSPMTPPWNLTGWPAMAVPFGTLPSGAPCAVQLVGRPGSEADLLDLAEQIERLRPWPRTADLLPYA; from the coding sequence GTGACCAGCTGGGCCGGCCGCAGTGCCGCCGAGATCGCCGCCGCCGTACGCGAGAGGCGGGCCACGCCCCGCGAGGTGGTGGCCGAGCACCTCGCCCGTATCGAGCGGCTCGACGGCCGCGTCGGCGCCTTCCGCGCGGTCCGCGCCGGGGCCGCGCTCGAGGAGGCCGACGAGGTGGCGGCCCGCGGCGATCTGGCCGGGCTGCCGCTCGCGGGAGTCCCGGTGGCCGTCAAGGACAACCTGGCGGTGCGGGGCGAGTCCAGCCGGGTGGGTTCGGCCGCGACCTCGGACACTCCGGCCGTCGACGACCATGTCACGGTGGCCCGGCTGCGGGCGGCGGGCGCGGTGGTCGTCGGGGTGACGAACGTGCCCGAGCTGTGCGTCTTCGGCACCACGGAGGGCGTTCACGGCACCACCCGCAACCCGTGGGACACCACCCGGAACGCGGGCGGCTCCTCGGGCGGCAGCGCGGCGGCGGTCGCCGCCGGCATGGTCCCGATCGCCCTCGGCAACGACGGCATGGGCTCGCTGCGCATCCCGGCCGCCAACTGCGGCCTGGTCACCATCAAGCCGGGTCACGGGGTGGTGCCCGCCGGTATCGGCGAAGGCGACTGGTTCGGCATGGCCGAGAACGGGCCGCTCGCCACGACCGTCGAGGACGCGCGGCTGATGCTCTCCGTACTGACCGGCACCGAGGTCGCACGCGGTCGGGAGGCGACCCCGCGCAATATCGCCGTGTCCGTGCGCAGCCCGCTCGCCGGGGTGGGCGTGAGCAGGCCCTGCGCCGTCGCCACCCGGGACGCGGCACGGTTGCTGGCCGGGGCCGGTCACCGGGTGCGCCGGGCCGAGCCGCCCTATCCGATGTCGCTGGGCGTGACGGCTCTGCGGCACTGGGCGGCGGGCACGGCCGTGGACGCGGCGGGCCTGGACCCGCGGCGGCTGGCCCGGCGCACCCGGGTGCACGCGGCCGTGGGGCGGCGGTTCCTGAACGGGGTGCGCGCGGATACGCGGCGGGAGGCGCTGCGGCGGCGGATGGAGCCGTTCTTCGCCGAGTACGACGTGCTGCTCACCCCCGCGCTGGCCCGCCGCTCCCCGCAGGCCGGGCCCTGGCACGAGCGGGGCTGGCTGCGCAACGTGCTGGCCGACACCTCCTACTCGCCGATGACCCCGCCGTGGAACCTGACCGGATGGCCCGCGATGGCGGTGCCGTTCGGCACGCTGCCCTCGGGCGCCCCGTGCGCCGTTCAACTGGTGGGCCGTCCTGGCTCGGAGGCGGACCTGCTGGACCTGGCGGAGCAGATCGAGCGGCTGCGCCCGTGGCCCCGGACGGCGGACCTGCTGCCGTACGCGTAG